In one Fluviispira vulneris genomic region, the following are encoded:
- a CDS encoding acetyl-CoA C-acyltransferase produces MSKQIQEAYICAAIRTPVGKAPRGFFKTTRPDDLLAHCLKGIIQKFPNLNLAEIGDVITGCAMPEAEQGMNVARISLLLAGLPNVVPGMTINRFCSSGIQAVAMAADRIKLGEADLMIASGTESMSLIPMMGHKVVMNPSFFTDENVGIAYGMGITAEKVADKWKITREAQDQFALESHRRASEAIKNGEFKDEILPYQVFENSPGAVGEIIRQNKLIVNDEGPRSDSTLEALAKLKPVFAARGSVTAGNSSQMSDGAAAILLASEKAIKKYNLTPLARFVSFAVAGVPPEIMGIGPKEAIPKVLKQAGIKQNQIDWFELNEAFAAQSLAVINDLGLDPQKVNPLGGAIALGHPLGATGAIRTATIVNGMRRHKKKYGMVTMCIGTGMGAAGLIEMV; encoded by the coding sequence ATGTCAAAACAAATTCAAGAAGCTTATATATGTGCAGCAATAAGAACTCCTGTAGGAAAAGCGCCTCGAGGTTTTTTCAAAACAACAAGACCAGATGATTTACTCGCACATTGTCTAAAAGGAATTATTCAGAAATTTCCAAATTTAAACCTTGCAGAAATTGGCGATGTGATTACAGGTTGCGCAATGCCAGAAGCTGAGCAAGGAATGAACGTTGCCCGTATTTCTTTACTTTTAGCAGGTCTACCAAATGTTGTGCCAGGAATGACAATAAATCGATTTTGTTCTTCAGGTATTCAAGCTGTTGCAATGGCAGCTGATAGAATTAAATTGGGTGAAGCCGATCTTATGATTGCATCGGGCACAGAAAGCATGAGTCTCATTCCAATGATGGGTCATAAGGTTGTTATGAATCCAAGTTTTTTTACGGATGAAAATGTAGGAATCGCATACGGAATGGGCATCACAGCCGAAAAAGTCGCTGATAAATGGAAAATCACTCGGGAAGCGCAAGACCAATTTGCTTTGGAAAGTCATAGAAGAGCCAGCGAAGCTATCAAAAATGGTGAATTTAAAGATGAAATCCTCCCTTACCAAGTTTTTGAAAACTCACCAGGTGCTGTTGGCGAAATCATTCGACAAAATAAACTAATCGTCAACGATGAAGGACCACGCTCCGATTCCACTCTTGAAGCACTGGCTAAGCTTAAGCCCGTTTTCGCAGCACGAGGCAGTGTAACAGCCGGAAATAGTTCACAAATGAGTGATGGAGCTGCAGCTATTCTCTTAGCCAGCGAAAAAGCAATTAAAAAATACAATCTTACGCCCCTTGCACGTTTTGTCAGTTTTGCAGTTGCCGGAGTCCCCCCCGAAATTATGGGTATTGGTCCAAAAGAAGCTATACCCAAAGTCTTAAAACAAGCAGGAATTAAACAAAATCAAATTGACTGGTTTGAATTAAATGAAGCTTTTGCTGCCCAAAGCCTTGCCGTTATTAATGATTTAGGACTCGATCCCCAAAAAGTGAATCCCCTCGGAGGGGCCATAGCTCTTGGCCATCCGCTCGGAGCAACAGGTGCAATCCGCACAGCAACCATTGTCAATGGTATGAGAAGACATAAAAAGAAATACGGTATGGTCACTATGTGTATAGGGACAGGTATGGGTGCTGCTGGTTTAATAGAAATGGTTTAG
- a CDS encoding SGNH/GDSL hydrolase family protein has translation MFLFSLRILKLLFIISLFYYSCLSFASSFYIACYYYDSDKGPYNKNSSLMTPSKLYIGANTNYFWALNNDNQYVKLNGSVIDGFFIEDTLSRTNAIQYCQNAVKKGTFLWPSKSTYKLLDFKAATSNFDGFEYPIRFLKDNNNFARIKQIVLFGDSLSDTGNLKRWTKYMPGYPGFFGRFTDFYNWIDFLADMQPNKGPKYPVLNFAYGGAKSDGTNDFYFKNLKNYMSSLGRNFVTGSSKDYINNYLNKYLTQDSYQAKSPEISNPNDILYVIWIGANDYISKLESPILTQEFFDNPNNIGGSNTVYKRSVEDVIEQINLLYNQGARHFLIINLPDFGRTPVVLDARYKIKDLDNPTDEANKISFSKKITKVIESHNKYLSSKIKDIEIINKEIDITFIDIFKGFNAFIDGKSIIDGSDFNYGVQLLNSKYPIPGTNKFIQEECYTGGYIGAAKALTKSDYSANSFALKNSCHKQNESEYDGLDKISPTTIFWNNPHPSSYAHCWISFMARKGLEDKGLIPKELPSLENYKNYCLEILKAKYN, from the coding sequence ATGTTTTTATTTTCTCTTCGCATTTTGAAATTATTATTTATAATTTCATTATTTTATTATTCTTGCCTCTCCTTTGCGAGTTCATTTTATATTGCATGCTATTATTATGATTCTGACAAAGGACCATATAATAAAAACTCTTCTCTTATGACTCCTAGTAAACTTTATATCGGGGCAAATACGAACTATTTTTGGGCTTTAAATAATGATAATCAATATGTAAAACTAAACGGTTCCGTGATAGATGGTTTTTTTATTGAAGACACTTTATCACGCACAAATGCCATCCAATACTGCCAAAACGCTGTCAAAAAAGGAACTTTCTTGTGGCCTAGTAAAAGTACATATAAGCTTTTAGATTTCAAAGCGGCCACTTCAAATTTTGATGGATTCGAATATCCAATTCGCTTTTTAAAGGATAATAATAACTTTGCACGAATTAAACAAATTGTTTTATTTGGTGATAGTTTATCAGACACGGGGAATTTAAAGCGCTGGACAAAATATATGCCTGGTTATCCTGGTTTTTTTGGCCGCTTTACTGATTTTTACAATTGGATTGACTTTCTTGCAGATATGCAACCCAATAAAGGCCCTAAATATCCTGTTTTAAATTTTGCATATGGCGGAGCAAAATCTGATGGGACAAACGATTTTTATTTTAAAAACTTGAAAAACTATATGTCTTCTCTTGGTAGAAACTTTGTCACAGGCAGTTCAAAAGATTATATAAATAATTACTTGAATAAATATTTAACCCAAGACTCCTATCAGGCTAAATCTCCAGAAATAAGTAACCCTAATGATATCCTTTACGTTATTTGGATTGGTGCAAATGATTATATATCAAAACTTGAAAGTCCAATTTTGACTCAAGAGTTTTTTGATAACCCAAATAATATTGGAGGATCAAACACTGTTTACAAACGCTCTGTTGAAGATGTTATCGAACAAATAAATTTACTTTATAATCAAGGCGCTCGGCATTTCTTAATAATTAATCTTCCTGATTTTGGGAGAACACCAGTTGTTTTAGATGCACGCTATAAAATAAAAGATCTTGATAATCCTACTGATGAAGCTAATAAAATTTCGTTCTCAAAAAAGATAACAAAAGTCATAGAAAGTCATAATAAATATTTAAGCTCAAAAATTAAAGACATTGAAATAATCAATAAAGAAATAGATATAACTTTCATTGATATTTTTAAAGGTTTTAATGCTTTCATTGATGGTAAAAGCATTATTGATGGAAGTGATTTTAACTATGGTGTGCAACTTTTAAATTCAAAATATCCAATTCCTGGAACAAATAAATTTATTCAAGAAGAATGCTATACAGGTGGCTATATTGGAGCAGCAAAAGCACTGACTAAAAGCGACTACAGTGCAAATTCTTTTGCTTTAAAAAATTCTTGTCATAAGCAAAATGAAAGCGAATATGATGGGCTCGATAAAATAAGCCCTACAACCATTTTCTGGAATAACCCACATCCAAGCAGCTATGCACACTGCTGGATCAGCTTTATGGCAAGAAAAGGCCTTGAAGACAAAGGATTGATACCCAAAGAGCTGCCTTCTCTTGAAAACTATAAAAATTATTGTTTAGAAATTTTAAAAGCTAAGTACAATTGA
- a CDS encoding glycosyltransferase family 9 protein gives MAKYLVLKLRAMGDTVILSSVIECIKKNDKNAMVDVFVESDWKAVFINNLSVKNIFLFKRFNSKIMNFLYTKIYLVCKFLFYFRTKNYDYVINCNASNTSSLLSFLTGAKKRANHFHSARRKNKYSTVIIPDKGKHKSSIERDLDTLVGFGFSIENCAKTKIYIDEKEKLWAISFLKSKLTNIEKPILMLGIGAGRRTKIWPPEYFAKIAEYWIEKKNGAVVAITSYVDKEIIAELLKTLPVKYHPDFMHTSECSLRERFCILSRANIFLGNDSGLKHAAIAMGVKTYTLFGPESPIEWHPYCKEQHPIFFIENLLCRTATGRSCSIEKCEVENNKCLTHLYPEDVFKSLTI, from the coding sequence ATGGCAAAGTACTTAGTTTTGAAACTAAGAGCAATGGGTGATACGGTTATTCTATCATCAGTCATTGAGTGCATAAAAAAAAATGATAAAAATGCTATGGTTGACGTTTTTGTAGAATCGGATTGGAAAGCTGTATTTATAAATAATTTGTCTGTAAAAAATATATTTTTATTTAAAAGATTTAATTCAAAAATAATGAATTTTTTATATACAAAAATTTATCTTGTCTGCAAATTCTTATTTTATTTTAGAACAAAAAATTATGATTATGTCATCAATTGTAATGCAAGTAATACGAGTTCACTTTTGTCATTTCTGACTGGTGCAAAAAAAAGAGCGAATCATTTTCACAGTGCTCGTCGAAAAAATAAATATTCTACTGTTATCATTCCAGATAAAGGAAAACATAAATCATCGATTGAAAGAGATCTAGACACTTTAGTTGGTTTTGGATTTTCTATAGAAAACTGCGCAAAAACAAAAATATATATAGATGAAAAAGAAAAACTTTGGGCTATAAGTTTTCTCAAAAGTAAATTAACAAATATTGAAAAACCTATACTTATGCTTGGAATTGGTGCAGGACGGAGAACAAAAATTTGGCCACCCGAATATTTTGCAAAAATTGCAGAGTATTGGATTGAGAAAAAAAATGGGGCAGTTGTTGCTATCACATCATATGTTGATAAAGAAATTATTGCTGAATTATTAAAAACCTTACCAGTAAAATACCATCCCGATTTTATGCATACGAGTGAATGCAGTTTAAGGGAGCGATTTTGCATCCTTTCAAGAGCGAATATTTTTCTTGGCAATGATTCTGGCTTAAAGCATGCAGCTATCGCTATGGGAGTAAAAACTTACACGCTGTTTGGGCCTGAATCACCTATAGAATGGCATCCATATTGTAAAGAGCAGCATCCAATCTTTTTTATAGAAAATCTACTTTGTAGGACTGCGACAGGGCGTAGCTGTTCCATTGAAAAATGTGAAGTTGAAAATAACAAATGCTTAACTCATTTATACCCTGAAGATGTATTCAAAAGTTTAACAATTTGA
- a CDS encoding helicase-related protein — protein sequence MTRMTKKKEVSESKVEATVKPKSSGIRSKKVTPKAESSLQKQKKTSSSRAKVEKAAPKKATSPKAKTVSEKKEKAVKVKTPAKTAKKAKSQVKKVIELPVQTLFSDIEKIEAENPKELKKIEVELIKEPAQKRVESKTQILVPEKTQAPKYTLPSSLSEEKKKVRFESLIANDSIIEAIKKLGISEPSETMQNALPAALRGSDLLLTKLEESDGYIIGVVTAASKILAESLPKGSPQLPSVLFICPSQKKVDEIFAASKVIFAQLGISFLKLNENQADENLSEILSKELDVLVATPKMLTKAKDLNFLKISNVGLCLMMATNSFANENISDDLEKILSSLPQERTQKIIIANENTPSVREIAFKFLEDPEYVSLIPSQIKERSPKQFAHALSATQKFQVLLGHLKNHKPNCAVVFANTKPVAEWIAYKLHGNGIKVELITNQLSQQKKIALLNSIKQNEVQIIVATDCISKSLGIQKLNCIYNFDLPDSPKTFVDRLCRIEASKNPISVSFICEDYGYNMGAIEDSLGFKIHIAQPDKNYFNIKDTSDYPLEADGKVKRIGVVYENERTAKEEAPTVQTNRDVSTRPAVTKPIERFETVSFSQKSAQIAAQTAAQTAPTTASSVDLQQSAAQAGQSTEGLKLQPRKAPEKRDENLSQTSQQKPQFTAPQQKGFEQRKGSFDSQNRSNDKYIRRDERAKEAINAAKMAAKSASDKRNEKFTGKSQSMPKRAGLFEIAVTLVQDAVQSAAQAAKDSLATNIQQNLPTLSLMLDRFKILKKPNEKQNELEKNDH from the coding sequence ATGACGCGCATGACCAAAAAAAAAGAAGTTTCAGAATCTAAAGTCGAAGCAACAGTGAAACCAAAGTCCTCTGGAATAAGGTCGAAGAAAGTAACTCCAAAGGCAGAGTCATCTCTTCAAAAGCAGAAGAAAACATCAAGTTCTCGTGCAAAAGTGGAAAAAGCAGCTCCTAAAAAAGCGACTTCTCCAAAAGCAAAAACTGTTTCAGAAAAGAAAGAGAAAGCCGTAAAAGTAAAAACTCCGGCCAAAACTGCCAAAAAGGCAAAATCTCAGGTTAAAAAAGTTATTGAACTACCTGTTCAAACACTTTTTTCAGATATTGAAAAAATTGAGGCAGAGAACCCAAAAGAGCTTAAAAAGATTGAAGTAGAGTTAATTAAAGAACCAGCGCAAAAGAGGGTAGAGAGTAAAACACAAATACTCGTGCCTGAAAAAACGCAGGCTCCTAAATACACATTACCTTCATCTTTATCTGAAGAAAAAAAGAAAGTTCGCTTTGAAAGCCTTATAGCAAATGATTCTATCATAGAAGCTATAAAAAAATTAGGAATATCAGAGCCTTCAGAAACCATGCAAAACGCACTCCCTGCAGCCTTGCGAGGTTCCGATCTCCTCTTAACCAAACTCGAGGAAAGCGACGGCTATATCATAGGAGTCGTAACTGCTGCGAGCAAAATTCTTGCAGAAAGTTTGCCAAAAGGCTCTCCTCAGTTGCCTTCCGTATTGTTTATTTGCCCTTCACAAAAGAAGGTTGACGAAATTTTTGCTGCAAGCAAAGTGATTTTTGCACAACTAGGCATTTCATTTTTAAAGCTCAATGAAAATCAAGCAGATGAAAATCTAAGTGAAATTTTGAGCAAAGAACTCGATGTGCTGGTTGCTACCCCAAAAATGCTCACTAAAGCAAAAGATCTAAACTTCTTAAAAATATCAAACGTCGGTCTCTGTCTTATGATGGCGACAAACAGTTTTGCCAATGAAAATATTTCAGATGATTTAGAGAAAATTTTGTCTTCTCTCCCACAAGAAAGAACACAGAAAATTATTATTGCTAACGAAAATACACCGAGCGTAAGAGAAATTGCATTCAAATTCCTTGAAGATCCAGAATATGTATCTTTGATCCCATCACAAATTAAAGAACGTTCACCTAAACAATTTGCTCATGCACTATCAGCGACGCAAAAATTTCAAGTTCTTTTGGGCCATTTAAAGAATCACAAACCAAATTGTGCTGTGGTTTTTGCAAATACGAAACCTGTAGCAGAATGGATTGCTTATAAATTGCATGGGAACGGAATTAAAGTTGAGCTCATTACAAACCAATTGAGTCAGCAAAAAAAGATCGCTTTACTGAACTCAATCAAACAAAACGAAGTGCAAATTATCGTTGCAACCGATTGTATTTCCAAGAGTTTAGGCATTCAAAAACTCAATTGCATTTACAATTTCGATCTACCCGACTCACCGAAAACATTTGTCGATCGCCTCTGTCGGATAGAAGCATCTAAAAACCCAATATCGGTTTCCTTTATTTGTGAAGATTATGGGTACAACATGGGAGCAATTGAAGATTCACTTGGGTTTAAAATTCATATCGCTCAACCCGATAAAAATTACTTCAATATTAAAGACACTTCGGATTATCCTCTGGAAGCAGACGGAAAAGTGAAGAGAATTGGTGTCGTATATGAAAACGAACGCACAGCTAAGGAAGAAGCTCCTACTGTTCAAACAAATAGAGACGTTTCAACTCGTCCAGCAGTAACAAAACCAATTGAACGTTTTGAAACTGTGAGCTTCTCACAAAAATCTGCTCAAATTGCTGCTCAAACTGCTGCTCAAACTGCTCCTACAACGGCTTCATCAGTTGATTTACAACAAAGTGCAGCTCAAGCAGGACAAAGCACAGAAGGGCTTAAATTACAGCCTCGTAAAGCACCTGAAAAGAGAGATGAAAATCTATCTCAAACGAGCCAACAGAAACCTCAATTCACAGCTCCACAACAAAAAGGCTTTGAACAACGTAAAGGCTCCTTTGACAGCCAAAATCGTTCGAATGACAAATACATTCGTCGCGATGAACGAGCAAAAGAAGCTATCAATGCAGCTAAAATGGCAGCTAAATCAGCTTCAGATAAGCGCAATGAAAAGTTCACTGGAAAATCCCAATCGATGCCAAAACGTGCTGGTCTGTTTGAAATTGCTGTTACTTTGGTTCAAGATGCTGTTCAGTCTGCTGCACAAGCTGCTAAAGATTCACTTGCAACAAATATTCAACAGAACCTTCCAACCCTTTCGCTTATGTTAGATCGGTTTAAAATTCTTAAAAAACCGAACGAAAAGCAAAATGAATTAGAAAAGAATGATCACTAA
- a CDS encoding 3-hydroxyacyl-CoA dehydrogenase/enoyl-CoA hydratase family protein → MASHNRYLVRKVAVLGSGVMGAQIAAHLANANVEVVLFDLPAKDGNSNGIVLKSLAFLQKLEPTPFSVKSKANYITPANYEHDLDKLSDCDLIIEAISERMDWKKDLYTKVSGKIAAHAIFATNTSGLSINSLAEVLPAELRKNFCGIHFFNPPRYMTLVEIIPQKNTNLKTMDNLEEFLTTVLGKGVIRAKDTPNFIANRIGVFSMLATMHHTEKFSLGFDVVDALTGTSIGRAKSATYRTLDVVGIDTLAHVIKTMSDTLPSDPWHSIFNVPTWIQALISKGAVGQKAGGGVFRKVGKEIHVLDLKAQEYRLSKPEVDSDVAAILKLKDPSEKFKQLKNSQNPQAQFLWAIFRDLFHYCAVQLEEIADNARDLDLAVRWGYGWAMGPFETWQAAGWKFITDAINEDIAAGKTVAKTPLPAWVTDGRSEVHFPDGSYSPSTKKKEPRRELPVYERQFYPERVLGEKATYGETVYENDGVRLWTKDNEVSILSFKSKMHAIGSDVLEGVIKSVKIAEEKFKGLVLWQTEAPFSAGANLAQVTQALKENDFNTLETMVKRFQDASMALKHSLVPTVAAVQGLALGGGCEFVMHCSKAVAALETYMGLVEVGVGLLPAGGGCKEFTLRAAKEAKGGNIFPFLQKYFENIAMAKVSRSAEDAKELGYLRPSDTIVFNPNELLYVATQEVKSLYEAGYRPPLKTKDILVTGKGGTATFKAALVNMLAGGFISEHDHKIGSYVATILGGGDIDQGNIVTDEWLLELEFRFFMELLRTEKTQQRIKYMLENGKPLRN, encoded by the coding sequence ATGGCAAGTCACAATCGGTATCTCGTCCGCAAGGTTGCTGTCTTAGGTTCAGGTGTTATGGGTGCACAAATTGCAGCGCATTTGGCAAATGCCAATGTCGAAGTGGTCTTATTCGACCTTCCTGCTAAAGATGGAAATTCAAATGGAATCGTACTGAAATCTCTCGCATTTTTACAAAAACTAGAACCCACACCCTTTTCGGTTAAATCTAAAGCTAATTATATCACACCCGCAAATTACGAGCATGATCTCGATAAACTTTCTGACTGTGATTTAATTATTGAAGCTATTAGTGAAAGAATGGATTGGAAAAAAGATCTTTATACAAAAGTCAGTGGAAAAATTGCTGCACATGCTATTTTTGCAACCAACACGTCTGGTTTGTCGATCAATTCGCTTGCAGAGGTTCTTCCAGCAGAATTAAGAAAAAACTTTTGTGGAATTCACTTTTTTAACCCACCGAGATACATGACTCTCGTTGAAATTATTCCACAAAAAAATACAAATTTAAAAACCATGGACAATTTGGAAGAATTTTTGACCACCGTTCTCGGCAAAGGAGTGATACGGGCAAAAGACACTCCTAACTTTATTGCCAATAGAATTGGTGTATTTTCCATGTTGGCCACTATGCACCACACTGAAAAGTTCTCATTGGGCTTTGATGTGGTCGACGCTCTCACAGGTACATCTATTGGTAGAGCAAAAAGTGCGACTTACAGAACACTTGACGTGGTTGGGATCGACACACTCGCCCACGTGATAAAAACCATGTCCGACACACTTCCAAGCGACCCATGGCATTCCATTTTTAATGTGCCTACCTGGATTCAAGCTCTTATTTCTAAAGGAGCTGTCGGACAAAAAGCCGGAGGAGGAGTTTTTAGAAAAGTAGGTAAAGAGATTCATGTACTCGATCTCAAAGCACAAGAATATAGATTGAGCAAACCTGAAGTCGATTCTGACGTTGCAGCTATATTAAAATTAAAAGACCCTAGTGAAAAATTTAAGCAATTGAAAAACTCACAAAACCCACAGGCACAATTTTTATGGGCTATTTTCCGAGATTTATTTCACTATTGTGCTGTTCAACTCGAAGAGATTGCTGATAATGCACGCGATCTCGACTTAGCTGTCCGCTGGGGCTACGGTTGGGCAATGGGACCGTTTGAAACATGGCAAGCAGCTGGTTGGAAGTTTATTACCGACGCTATAAATGAGGACATAGCCGCTGGAAAAACTGTGGCCAAAACTCCATTGCCTGCTTGGGTGACTGATGGACGGAGCGAAGTTCACTTCCCCGATGGGAGCTATTCACCCAGCACGAAAAAGAAAGAACCTAGGAGAGAGCTTCCTGTTTATGAACGTCAATTTTATCCAGAAAGAGTTCTGGGCGAAAAAGCCACTTATGGTGAAACTGTCTATGAAAATGATGGAGTTCGACTCTGGACAAAAGACAACGAAGTTTCGATTTTGTCTTTCAAAAGTAAAATGCACGCCATCGGTTCAGACGTACTTGAGGGCGTGATAAAATCCGTAAAAATTGCTGAAGAAAAATTCAAAGGCCTTGTCCTTTGGCAAACAGAAGCTCCCTTTAGTGCTGGAGCAAATCTTGCACAAGTCACACAAGCACTAAAAGAAAATGATTTTAACACATTAGAAACAATGGTGAAACGCTTTCAAGATGCATCAATGGCTTTAAAACACTCGCTCGTTCCCACCGTGGCCGCTGTTCAAGGACTTGCACTGGGTGGAGGCTGTGAATTTGTCATGCACTGTAGCAAGGCTGTAGCTGCACTTGAAACTTATATGGGGCTTGTTGAAGTGGGCGTGGGGCTCTTACCGGCAGGCGGAGGCTGTAAAGAATTCACACTCCGGGCAGCAAAAGAAGCTAAAGGTGGAAATATTTTTCCATTTTTACAAAAATACTTTGAAAATATTGCAATGGCAAAAGTATCCCGCAGCGCTGAAGATGCAAAGGAATTGGGGTATCTCCGTCCATCCGATACAATCGTTTTTAATCCAAATGAACTTTTGTATGTAGCAACTCAAGAAGTTAAATCTTTATATGAAGCTGGCTATCGTCCACCCCTCAAAACAAAAGACATTCTCGTAACAGGTAAAGGCGGAACAGCAACATTTAAAGCAGCTCTTGTGAATATGCTTGCAGGAGGATTTATCTCAGAACATGACCATAAAATTGGCTCATATGTAGCAACAATTTTAGGCGGTGGCGACATTGATCAAGGTAACATTGTTACAGATGAATGGCTCCTTGAATTAGAATTTAGATTCTTTATGGAATTATTAAGAACAGAAAAGACACAACAGCGTATTAAATATATGCTGGAAAATGGTAAACCTCTTAGAAATTAA
- the secG gene encoding preprotein translocase subunit SecG: MISTLLTTLLIIDALVLIVLIIVLQQGNEGGLGGAFGGGNSAGFFGATGGVKLIVRATWVCGILFFVLAMSSSWIRTSNKYELNKLLEKSLTAPSVPTEVPTAKTEPILPTPQPLEEKSQKVPANPAK, from the coding sequence ATGATTTCAACACTTCTGACAACTCTTTTAATCATAGATGCTTTAGTTTTGATAGTTCTTATCATTGTTTTGCAGCAGGGCAACGAAGGTGGCCTTGGTGGAGCCTTCGGTGGTGGGAACTCAGCAGGTTTTTTTGGGGCAACAGGGGGCGTAAAACTCATTGTAAGAGCCACTTGGGTTTGTGGGATTCTCTTTTTTGTTTTAGCAATGTCATCATCTTGGATAAGAACAAGTAACAAATATGAACTCAATAAGCTCTTAGAAAAGTCTTTGACAGCTCCAAGCGTTCCAACTGAGGTGCCAACAGCAAAAACGGAACCTATTTTGCCTACACCGCAACCGCTCGAAGAAAAATCTCAAAAAGTGCCAGCAAATCCTGCAAAATAG